GCGCACACGACATGCTTTGTTGTTATTATGattgttattgtttttattttgatttgtcaCTATTTAATAACATGCTGTCttcctttttgaatttttgtaattAACGGCCTTTCTTGTAATGTTCTGCTGCTGCACCTTGTAAAGACTTTTGAAGAACACTGTCCTTGTCTGCAATATTCTGATTTACTTTTCCAGTTGTAACTTTAGTATTGCAGGCGATGAGTAACACATGAAACGAATTATGTTTCTTGATTTTTTGCTGTTGAAAATGAGCATGTTGTTCACGGTATTATGGTTGAATGGTCTTCATTTCATTGATTGATTGTCTGAGAGCATGTGAACTTCCGAAATTATCTAAATGTCCAAATGTTGCTAATTGTTCGAGGTTAGCAAAAGTTCTTATTTAGCTTCTGGTCGATACTTGCCCAACTGTTTAGTGGGATTTCAAGCATATGCCGCTTGATGGGAACATCAAGTGTTTATGTCGTATATAATATTACTGATGAATGGTATTTATCTGTGAGGCATTTCTTGTATTTATGCAAATCTGTGTTGATTGTGGCAGGTTTTGAACGCGTCATTTTGAAGCTAGTGAAGGGTTTACAACGGGTCATTCAACTCAAGAAATCAGTAATGATCGGAGAGAATTTCAAAGGGTATCTTTCTGTGTTACTTTACCTCCGAAATTCATCTTCAGAAATGGGTTAAAGTGATCTTGAAACGAGATAGCATttgtttttttagcattttagtgAATGTTGTGAGGATGGATGCTTTGCCTAGTACTTGTGAAATTGTTGAATCAACCAACGAATTACGTTTTGATTCAAAAAAGGATGGGAATGCTGGAAAGCATTCTTTTATAAAATCAGCTAATAGGTATTCTATAGAGGATGATATCAATTGCCTATTTCAAGCCATTGACATCAGAACTTCAGCTAAGGGTTTTGGGCTAAGCCCTGGAAGTAGTAGAGATGGTTTAAGGAAGAAGGCAATGAAAAGACCAATCAGAGTTGGCTCACCACAAATGTCAGGAATTGGAATTTCTGAGCCTGCAAGTTTAAAGCAGGCATTGAGGGGTTTATGTATCTCTCAGGCATCAGATATGGCTGCTATGAAGCGTTTATCAAAACCGGTAAGTTCATCAAGGTCCTCAGAGGCAGGAACTATCAAAAGGATGTACAGAGCAGTTATAATTGAGGCCAGTGGATCTGGCGTCCCCTTGAATGAAGGTAATGGTAACTTGATGGAAATATCCATTGTACCAGAAATAGTAGCATCAAATTCCTTAGACAAATGCGAGACATCAGAAATGGACAAGTCACAAGTTTCATATCAAAATGCTCATCCTTCTCAAGATAAAGATGTTCCTTTGAATACAACATGTAGTGCTAAAACACCCAAAGCAGAAACCACCAAGCTTCAGTCTTCAGACTTCCCGTCTACCAGTCATGATGGTGAGGAACTACCAGAGGCTGATGCAAAAAGTGTGACCTCAGTTAAAGTTTTCTCCAAACCTCCACTGCCGGAGAGGCAGAAAAGTCATGTACATCCAACTTCTTTACCATCTAATTGCAGCCCTTCTAGTGCGATGAACAGCGCTGCATGTAATAGTCCACGTATTATGAAGCCAATCTTCAGGAACAAGAGCCTtatgaagaagaaaataaagcAGGACATGGCTTCTGTCTCTAGCATTTCCGGTTCATGTATAGGACAAGTCAGTAGTGATCTTGATCCTAGTACAAGTAATTCAGATTCTTGTGAAAGTACTGCAGAGACTGGGAAGCACAAAACTGTGAAATTGTCTTCAGCATCTAGTGTTGTGAATCATATTATTGAATACAATTTGGGCATTGAGGAGACAATTTCAAGCAAACTCGATTCAAGTAATTCAGAAAACAGAATTAAGTCTGTGTTGGCAAAAGTTGATGAAAGATCAAGATCAAGAGAAAAGAGTGAATTCTCCCAAAGTTCAAAAAGTAGCATCGGTGATTACAGTAGTAGCACTAGTGGCAGTGAAGAGAGTAATCTAAGTGGATCGAGTCGTTCAGGCACTAGGCCGCATATGTCTAGGGACTTGAGGTGGGAAGCCATACGTCAAGTTCAGAGGCAGCACGGAAAATTAGGTCTGAAGCATTTCAAGCTCATCAAGAAGCTTGGCTGTGGCGACATTGGGTCTGTTTATCTTGCTGAGCTAACTGGTACTAATTGTTTGTTTGCTTTAAAAGTGATGGACAATGAATTTTTGGCGAGCAAGAAGAAGATGTCTAGGGCTGCAACTGAAAGAGAGATTTTGCAAATGCTGGATCATCCTTTCCTCCCCACATTGTATGCCCATTTTGTATCTGATAAATTTTCATGCCTGGTTATGGAGCACTGTCCTGGCGGAGATCTACATGTGCTGCGGCAGAAGCAACCTAGCAAAAGTTTCTCTGAACAAGCAGCAAGGTACTTGTCTTTTTGAGTAGTTCTTTTGTTATTCCCATAAAAAATACT
This region of Mercurialis annua linkage group LG1-X, ddMerAnnu1.2, whole genome shotgun sequence genomic DNA includes:
- the LOC126685911 gene encoding serine/threonine-protein kinase D6PK-like, encoding MDALPSTCEIVESTNELRFDSKKDGNAGKHSFIKSANRYSIEDDINCLFQAIDIRTSAKGFGLSPGSSRDGLRKKAMKRPIRVGSPQMSGIGISEPASLKQALRGLCISQASDMAAMKRLSKPVSSSRSSEAGTIKRMYRAVIIEASGSGVPLNEGNGNLMEISIVPEIVASNSLDKCETSEMDKSQVSYQNAHPSQDKDVPLNTTCSAKTPKAETTKLQSSDFPSTSHDGEELPEADAKSVTSVKVFSKPPLPERQKSHVHPTSLPSNCSPSSAMNSAACNSPRIMKPIFRNKSLMKKKIKQDMASVSSISGSCIGQVSSDLDPSTSNSDSCESTAETGKHKTVKLSSASSVVNHIIEYNLGIEETISSKLDSSNSENRIKSVLAKVDERSRSREKSEFSQSSKSSIGDYSSSTSGSEESNLSGSSRSGTRPHMSRDLRWEAIRQVQRQHGKLGLKHFKLIKKLGCGDIGSVYLAELTGTNCLFALKVMDNEFLASKKKMSRAATEREILQMLDHPFLPTLYAHFVSDKFSCLVMEHCPGGDLHVLRQKQPSKSFSEQAARFYVAEVLLALEYLHMLGVVYRDLKPENILVREDGHIMLSDFDLSLRCAFANPVLVQSSSPVEEPAKNRSSPCSESSCIDPFCVHPAWQVSCFTPRLLSVSTNSRKLKTDVAVLVSPLPQLVVEPTNARSNSFVGTHEYLAPEIIKGDGHGSAVDWWTFGIFLFELLYGKTPFKGSGNDETLSNVVSRSLKFPSSPIVSFHARNLMRGLLIKEPENRLGSAKGAAEIKQHAFFEGLNWALIRCAIPPEMPKFSPSTFPQNKDSTKSKEEHTNFEMF